Part of the Cardiobacteriaceae bacterium TAE3-ERU3 genome, TGATGAAGGCCGTGATGTACTGTTCTTCGTTGATAACATCTACCGTTATACTCTGGCCGGTACAGAAGTATCAGCATTGCTTGGCCGTATGCCTTCAGCAGTAGGTTACCAGCCGACTCTGGCGGAAGAAATGGGCCGTTTACAGGAACGTATTACTTCAACCAAGACAGGTTCAATCACGTCGATTCAGGCGGTTTATGTTCCAGCTGATGACTTGACTGACCCATCACCAGCAACGACTTTTGCCCACTTGGATGCAACAGTTGTATTGTCACGTCAGATCGCAGAGCTGGGTATTTACCCTGCAGTTGATCCACTCGATTCAACCTCACGTCAGCTTGATCCATTGATCATTGGTGATGAGCACTACGAAACTGCGCGTAATGTCCAAAACGTTTTGCAGCGCTATAAAGAATTGCGCGACATTATTGCGATCCTTGGTATGGATGAATTGTCTGAAGAAGACAAGCAAGTCGTTTACCGTGCTCGTAAGATCCAGCGCTTCCTGTCTCAGCCATTCTTCGTTGCAGAAGTCTTTACTGGTTCACCGGGTAAGTATGTTTCTCTGAAAGATACCATTAAGGGCTTTAAAGGCATTATCGAAGGTGAGTACGATCACTTACCAGAGCAGGCTTTCTACATGGTAGGCTCAATCGAAGAAGCCGTCGAAAAAGCCGAAGGCATGAAAAAATAACCAGCTCAACGGCAGGAGATGAATATGGCCAAGACATTTAAAGCCACTGTAGTCAGTGCTGACCGATCCCTTTTTGAGGGCTCGGTGAGCATGATTGCGGCCAGTTCCATCGCTGGTGAGTTGGGCATCCTTGCTGGTCATACGCCTTTACTCGCAGCCTTGAAACCAGGTCAGGTACGCCTGACTAAGGAAAACGGCGAGGAAGAAGTACTGTATGTGTCAGGTGGTGTTGTTGAGGTACAGCCGGGCATGACCATGATCCTCGCTGACGAAGCTGAGCGTGCTGAAGAGCTTAATCCTGAACGGGTAGAGGCAGCGCGTAAAAAGGCTGAAGAAAGAATGAGAGAGGCCAGCGAAGGCAAGGTAGATTACGCAAAAGCCCAAGCTCAGTTGGAGCAGGCGACTGCACAGCTCGCTGCTATTCGCCGTAGTAAGAAATAAAATACGGCAAATTTCTGCGTGTAGCTGTAAAACACTTAAGCCGGCATTACTTGTCGGCTTTTTTATTGGAGAACCATAATGAATACTTCTATTCTCGCACTCATACTTGCAGCCGGTGAAGGCAAACGTATGAAATCTCGCCAATCAAAAGTGATGCAACCAGTAGGTGGCAAGCCAATGCTGGTGCGTATTCTAGAAACTCTTGGTGGCATTAGTGGCGTAGAACCAGCAGTGATCTATGGGCATATGGGCGACTCCTTAAAAGCCGCGATCACGCCTGATTATCCGCAAATTAAGTGGGTTGAGCAGCGTGAACAGCTTGGCACCGGCCATGCAGTGCAGCAGGCGCAGGCACTTATATCAGAAGTTGGGACTGTGTTGGTCTTACTTGGTGATGTGCCTTTGATTCGCCGAGGGACAATTGAGCAGCTGTGCGCTCAGGCGCAGCAAAGTGGCTTTGCTGTCCTTAGTGCCAAGGTAGAGAATCCATTTGGTTATGGGCGTATTGTGCGTGATGATCAGGGGCGGGTACTTGGTATCGTCGAGGAAAAAGATGCAACAGATGAGCAGCGCCAAATTCAGGAAATTAATAGCGGTATTATGGCCTTTTCGGCGGAAGTATTGCAGCGTTACCTTCCTAAGCTCAATAACAATAATGCTCAAGGGGAATACTATTTGACTGATCTGGTCGCATTGTGTGCGCAAGATGGTCAAGAAGTTGTAGCCAAAATCGTTGATGAAGCAGATGAAGTGATGGGGGTCAATAATCGGCGCCAATTGGCTGAAGCTGAAAACGTCCTGCGCCGTCGCGCTGTGGATGCGTTATTTGAAGCAGGGGTCACCTTGATTGATCCTTCACGCATTGATGTGCACGGCAGTGTTCAAGCTGGAAAAGACGTCATTATTGAAGCCAATGTGCTATTGAAAGGGGAAGTGGTTCTAGGCGATGGTGTTGTCGTTGAGGCTGGATGCGTGCTTGAGGATTGCGTGATTGGGGACGAAACATTGGTTCGCAGCCACAGCTGTATTGAAAAGAGCACCATCGGTAAACATGCTTCAATTGGTCCATTTGCAAGAATACGACCTAATACAGCGTTATCTGATCGTGCTCGAATTGGGAATTTCGTTGAGACCAAGAATGCGGTGATTGGTGAAGGAAGTAAAGTTAATCATCTGAGCTATATTGGCGATGCAGAAGTAGGGGCTGGTGTAAATATTGGCGCCGGTACGATTACGTGCAATTATGACGGCGTCAATAAGTTTAAGACCAAAATTGCTGATGGCGTGTTTATTGGCTCAAATAGTGCATTGGTTGCACCAATTGAGATCGGAGAGGGTGCCACAGTTGGTGCTGGATCGACGCTGAGCAAAAACGTGTCTGCTCAATCTTTAGCTTTAACCCGTGCACCTGTTAGAGAAATTAGCGGTTGGCAGAAGCCTAAAAAATAGCATATGTTCCTCATTTATTTGATATTGTGAAATGTGTCGACGAGTTTATTTTTTCTGAATAAAATTTCTAGGATCATATTATATTTACTGCTCGTAAACATTAAAGGAACTGAATCATTAAGCTTGATTCAGTTCCTTTATTTTATGAGCACTACGCAATCAAAGTTAGAAGGTTGGTACTTCAGACTTAACTTGGTTGATATTGGTATTTGGTACTTCCCGATATGGAACTGCAATTTCTTGATAAGAAAGGTGATAATCAGTATTTTTGTTAGCTGGCAAGCCATTAATTAAATTAATGGCTGCTTGGATGCTAACTTCTGCTTGAGTGACGGCATCATTAAGAACCGTTCCGGCCAACTCACCTTCAGCCATCAGTTTTTCGGCTTCTGGTGTAGCATCTATTCCGAATGTTGGGATGAAAAAATTGTACTTTCGTTGCGCATCAATAGAGCCGATAGCCATACTGTCGTTATTGGCAAGAATAACTTCAATATTGCGGCTATCAGGATGGTTTAGCCAGCGCTCGGTAACTTTATTAGCCTCATCTGAGCTATACATTGCCGTCTCATTGAAAATCTCTTCTACAGGGGTGCCTAATTCGGGATAGCTGGTTAAAGTACTAATGGACCACTTGGTTCTTGCAATTGTATTTGCAACGCCAGGAATACCTTGTAACACGGCGTATTGAATTACCCCATCACTGTTGCGATCCCATTCAGGATGGGTATTCCATGCACTTAATACTGATAATCCTTGTACGACACCAGCCTGAGTGTTATCACCACCTATAAAAACGGCATTTTTATAACCAAAGAGCTCCGTATCAGAGGGTTTTCGATCCCAAAATACAACGGGTATATTGGCGTTTCTTGCCATTTGGAGAATTGTGCTAGCTTCACTGGTGTCTACCATATTGACAATTAATGCTTGTGCACCTTGCTCGACCATTTTCTGTAAGGCCTGAACTTGTGCTTGACTGTCTTCCTCCGCATCGTTAAGTAGAATTTTACTTTCGGGGTGTGTATCGGCAAAATTTTGATAAACATCATAGCCAGTTTGGAAATAAGGGTTACCTATGGCATTACTGACGGAAACCCCCAGTGTATAGTGCACTTCATCTGTAGTAGTGTCTGAGGAGGCTATAAAATCATCACAACCCATGAGTGTAAAAAGAGAAATGATAATGATTGACTTGGGGGACATAAAACGCTCTATACTAATGAATCAATATTTTCATTGTATTGTATGTTTGAGAGAAGATAAACTAGGGCGGCATATTTGATATTGGGGAAGTTAATGAAAGGTAATGAAGTTGTCTCTACGTATTCCAGTGATGTAATAGCAAATACATCGCCTTGGAAAAAATACCGCACGATTATCATTTCTGTTGCATTGTTTTTATTTTTTGACCTACTAATTTTGGGGTTGAACTTTTATTATTCATTTCTTGTAGAGCGATCAGCCCAGGAAGTCAGTATTGCTGCTAGACAAGGTGTACTGATCCAGCAGATATCTAAAAACCTCAGCGATATTAATCTCCTTTCTGTTGTTGAATATGAGAAAAATAGCAGTATGGATATTAGAGAGCTTAAATCACAGGCATTTCGCCAGTTTGATGAGCTCAAGTATGCAAATAACCTCTTCCAGCAATCTTTGTCAGCACTAAAAAATGGTGGCGAAACCATTGGTGTAGAAGGTCAATTAGTGTCTATTAGTCCCATTGATTTGCCCCAAGCACACAACCGTTTAACTCAGGCAAATGACATTTGGGAACCCTTTTATGGTCTAAATAATGCCTTCATCAAAGATTATGAAAACAACAACTTTTCCCTTAGTTCAATTTCATATGCCGCTGAATATGCAAGAATTTATAATATTCGATTACAAGAGGATATGAATGATATCGTACGCATTCTTGAGGATCGGAGTGCTGGACAGGCAATGGTACTCAGGGTGATACAGGTTGTTGGTATCGTGATTGCACTATTGTTGTTTTTGTTTATTGTATTTCGCGCACTTGGTCAGTTATTTAAGGCTGATCATGCATTGTCTGATGCACGTCGGGAAACTACAGAAATTTTTGATACAGTGAGTGAGGGTTTATTCCTAATAGATGAAAATCTGCAAATTGGTTCTCAGCACTCACGAGCACTGCGTCATTTGCTTGGTATTGAGCACATAGCTGGTCGTTCTCTTGAAGATGTTTTGGCTGAAATTGTCTCCCGTCAGGATTTGGAAGTCGCGACCGAGTTTATTCAGCAGTTATTTAATCCACGCGTCAAAGCTAAGTTGATTCATGACTTAAATCCGCTTGATCGTGTGCGTGCTGGGGTCACAGACGAGAGTGGTTTGATTGATGTTCGTTATTTTAAATTCAGCTTTTCACGCGTTTATGAGGGCAAGCAGATTGTTCGCGTGCTTGTTAGCGTTGCCGATATTTCTAAGACGGTTTTGCTGGAGGAACGCTTGGAACGTGAACGCACGAAAAATGACGAGCAAGTGGAAATGCTGACAGCGATTCTGAAGATTGATAATCGCATGATGAGTGACTTTCTACGTAGTACCCAAACGACAACAAAAAATATCAACAATATTTTGCGTGAACAGACGCGCTCTGATGTAGGACTGAAAGAAAAGGCACGACTTATCTTCCGTGAGACCCATAGCTTGAAAGGGGAAGCTTCTGCAATAGGATTACGCAGCTTTGTGAATATTTTGGAAGATATGGAATCTGAGATCAAGCTGTTAAATGATAAGTCAAAATTGGTTGGTGATGACTTTCTTCCATTAGTTGTATCACTAGAAAAATTGATTGCAGTATTGGATCGTGTAGCTAGCCTAGTTAATAGAATAGGTAGTATGGCTAGTGCAAATACTCAACCAACACAAAGAGCCTCGGCCTCTAATCAGAAGATTATTCCATCACACTTTGGACACTATTTTAGTCAATTTGCTGAGCAGGTTGCTGAGCGCAATGGCAAACTGGTTAAAGTTGATATTCAAGGATTCGATCAAATTGAAATAAGTGAACACCAAGCTGGTTTAATCAAGGATATTACAGTTCAGCTGATTCGTAATGCGATAGTTCATGGTATCGAGACGCCCAAAGAGCGGATGAGCAAAAATAAGTCTGAAATTGGTCATATGGGAATTGAATTGAAATCGATGCAAGGTAATGGACAGCTTCAATTAACGGTTGAAGATGATGGGCTGGGTATCGACTTTGCGCTTATTCGTGAAAAATTACGTATTGAAAAGCAGCTTTCTGCTCAGGATGCAGAGGCTTTGACCAAGAAAGAGTTATTGATGGCCATATTTCGCTCTGGGTTTTCGACTTTGCAACACAGTAGTGAGGATGCAGGTCGTGGTGTAGGTATGGATGTAGTTAGAGCACGAATTCTAGAATTGGATGGAAGAATAAATATACAAAGTGAGCGGGATCTGTATACTCGTTTTGTAATACGCTTTGCCACTGCAAGCTAGGGATAAGTGATGTATAAATTGATGGTCGTTGATGACTCTAATATCATTCGCAATCAAATTGCTAGGATGCAAAAAGATAAGCAGTTTGAGATTGTCGCAAAAGCACGTAATGGGCTTGAAGCAATTAAATTTGCAAAAGTGCATCGGCCTGACGTTGTGACGATGGATTTAACTATGCCAGAGATGGGCGGATTAGAATGTATCAAGGCTCTGGTTGCAGATAATCCGAAGATCTTAATTCTGGTCATTTCTGCATTGTCAGATAAAACAACAGGTATTCGTGCGCTTAGTTTGGGTGCGAGTGGGTTTTTATGTAAGCCATTTACAGAAGAAGAACTTCTTGATGCACTACAAGAGTTGGTAAATTAGTTATGTTAGAAGAAAAGCGCTTTCAAGTATTTATTAATAGTGTAAATCGCTATTTTTATGAAGTGAACAAAGTCAATGTCAAGGTTGGTACACCATATTTGGTGAAAAATAACACACCTGCGTTACAAGCTTATACAGGTATTATTGGAATTTCAGGGCCATACCGTGGTTCTGTTTATTTCACTGCTCCGCGGATCTTGCTCAGACACTTGCTACTTTCACTTCAAGAGCCTGATGAATCAGAAGAGAATATCTTAGATTTAATTGGGGAAATAGCAAATACAATCTCAGGTAATGCACGTACTGAATACGGTGCTGACTTTATGATATCTGTTCCAGTAGTTGTGAAAGGTACTCCTGATCAGATTTACTTACCAAAGACAGCGCGTAGCTTTGTGATACCAATCACCTGGAAGGAATACACGGCAGCGATTGTAGTCAGCCTTGAGAGAGGTAGTTAAAAGGTATTGTTTGTGGACTTTACCGCGAACAACGGCTAGTATCTAACACGATTTACGAATGGCATTGGGGCGCGGACTATTTTCTGCCAACCCCATTAACAAATAAACCTGCGGCCTGTTTCGTCGCAAGGTGAGGAACACAATGAACAAAACTCTCTCCCCATCGGGGTGGCAGCTGCCATGCCTGATTGCCTTATATGTTGGTGCGATTTTACTCGCTAACCTTACGCTTGATGATTTTATACCATTGCCGGGCTATGGGCTTCTGAGTATCGGTACTATCTTTTTTGCGGCCATTTTCACCTTGCGTGACCGTATTCATAGGGTAGGTGGTGTATGCAGCGTCTTCATTGCCATTACGTTGGCTGTGATCATCAATACCGTCACAGCCGGTGTTCTTGATACGCCAATTCGCTTTATTTGTGCGTCGTTTATCGCTATTTTGTTTGGTGAGCTGGCTGATACGGCGGTATATCATCGTCTACTGCACCGTAGCTGGGCGTTACGCGTTGTGGCTAGTAATGCCGTCAGCGTGCCACTCGATAGCGTGTTATTCACTTTGCTGGCATTTTATGGTGATTTGTCCGGCGCTGAAATTGCACAGATTATTTTTGCTGATATCGCCGTTAAATACTCGATTTCTTTGTTGTTTATGTTGCGTTTGCGTTCATCTCGAGTGGTGAACATATAATGGAGGCGCCTACTATTCCCCGACTCAAAACAATTGAGAATACAAAGCCACAGATGCGCATGAGTATCGAGCACGTTCTTCTGCTGCCTGAATTGTGTCCAGCATCCAAAAACCCCAAGCAAGGCAGTACGCTGACTTTGCAATACGATGCAGGTGCGCAGCTTTTAGAGTTATTCAGCCTCGATAAATATATCAATGCCTATATTGGTCATCCAATTGTGCGTGATATGGAGTTTTTCACCCAAACTGTGGCGCAGGACGCCGCAGATGCGTTGGGTTGTGAGGTCTCAGCGACTGCTGAGCTGGCGTATAACATGATCGCTCAACGCCAGCGTATCGTGGTCATCGCACAAGCGAGCTAAGATCCGATCAGTGCCACGCACTGTGGGTGCAGTGGTTTTGGCAGCTTAGGCTTGCTTGGCTTGGGTGGCTTTGGATGCAGAATTGCATCGCTTTGATCTGCGATCCAGTTATCGAGGTCGGCATTACATCCATCTCCCGGAGGAGGCGGTGCTTGTGGTTCACATTCCGGGCTACCTTCAGGACAGCGCATACGCACATGGAAATGCGCGTCGTGCCCCCACCATGGGCGGATCTTGCGCAATCGCTCGGTTGCATCAATTGTGTAATGCTGCTCGCACAGGTGCTTTTTGATTACTGGGTTGACGAAGATTCGCGTGGTGTCTGGGTGTTCCGCAGCAGCCATGACGGCTGCCGTATAAGCCTCCTGCCAACGACCGGGGACTAACGTATCACGTGCTTTATCAACCATTGTTGGCGGCTCAATATCAGCAGGTGGCATAGTGCCTTCGGATACGGTATAGAACCAAAAGTCTACGTCCAATCCATTCTGGTGGCTGGTGTGACCAAAAGGCATCTTACCCCCCACAGGCTGGCTCATATCGCCGATGAGAATCTGCGCATTGTAAATACTGCCCATGTAGTTGGCGATATGATTAATTGCACCAAGAGTAATCGGCTGGGTGTAGTAACGGTTGCGATGGCGGCGGATACTGACGTAGCCATATCCGCGCTCTGGCAATACTTGTGCCCCAAGCTGACAACCATTTGCGTAGCCACCAATAGCTTGCGGTGTATTGCCAATTGGTGAAAGGATCTTACTCCATGCATTGCTTTTTTGTGGATCAGCCGCAAGTGCAGTACCTGCGGCCAAAAGCATAGAAAGGCAAAGTGCTCGAGTTGCCATGACGTTATAAGCTGATGTGCTTTGAGCAGTTGAGCACTGTTTATTCCTTATCCAACTTGGGATTGAATACGTCGCGTAGCCAGTCTCCAAGCAGGTTGACGACCAGCGTCAGAATAACCAGTACCAAACCTGGGAACAGGGTGATCCACCATGATCCGGAGCTGAGGTATTCAAAGCCGTTGGAAATCAGTGAACCGAGTGAGGGCTTGTCTGGTGGCATACCAAGGCCGAGGAATGACAGCGCAGCTTCACTCATGATTGCGTTGGCAATCTGTACGGTCGAGATGACGAGAATTGGCGACAAGCAGTTCGGCAAGATATGACGGAACATGATGCGCAGAGGATTAAAGCCCATCACCCGCGCAGCTTCGACGTATTCCTTGGACTTTTCTGACAAGGCACTTGAACGGATGGTGCGTGCGTACTGCGGCCACTCTGCAACGCCGATGATGATGACCAGGATCAGCACCGCATGGGCGGCAAAAAATTCGGCACCAAAGGCGGTTTTGAAAATGGCTGAGATGATGATTGCGACCATCAGGGTTGAAAAAGACAGCTGAACATCGGCGATACGCATCAGGAAGTTATCCAGCCAACCACCGTAATATGCTGCATACAAGCCAACAATAACCCCGATGATCATCTGCAAGCCTACAGCAAAAATACCAATCGCAAGTGAGGTACGCAGGCCGTAGAGGATGGTCGAGAGAATACCGCGACCTTGCTCATCTGTACCGAGTAAGAAACGCTCTTCACCACCACTCATCCACACTGGAGGCAGCTCGCTGTCCATGAGGTCTATAGATGAGAGATCATAAGGGTTGTTGGGGGCTAGCCATCCTGCGAAGACAGCAGCCATAATAAAGATACATAGGGTTAAAAATGAGAGCACAACAACTTTGTCGCGCTTAAAGTAATACCAGAAGTCCGAGCTGCGAAAGCGCTGGAAACGGCTGGGGTTGCCCATTTCTACTGGGGTACTCATGATTTTTTGCCTCCAGAGAGGTTGACGCGTGGGTCAATCAGACCATAAATCAGATCGACAATAGTATTGGTGACGACGAAGATAAATCCGACGAAGACGATATAAGTGGTCAGGAGCGGAATATCTGCGCGGTTGACTGCTTCGAGGAACATGAGTCCCATGCCAGGCCACTGGAATACAGTTTCGGTGAGGATGGTATAGGCAAGCATCATACCGACCTGCACACCGCCGACGGTAATCACCGGCAACATGGTATTACGCAGAGCGTGCTTGTAGCGGATTTCGCGCTTGCTCAGCCCTTTAGCACGTGCAAAGCGGATGTATTCCTGCCCGAGTGATTCCATCATTTCTGCGCGGATCAGGCGGATAAACAGTGGCAGCATGATTGAAGACAATGCTACAGCGGGCAAGATAAGGTGCAGGAAGCCGTCCCACGTTAGCAGGCCAGTACTCCAGTATTTAAACGTGACGATTTCACCACGCCCATAAGAGGGGAGCCAATGCAGGGTTTGTGAAAAGACGTAAAGCAGTAGGATAGCCGTGAGGAATACGGGTATGGATATACCGATGGTGCTCACGCCCATAATAATTTTAGTCAGCCAGTTGCGTGGGTGAATGGCGGTGTAAATACCGAGTGGTATTGATAAACCAAAGACGATCAGCGCAGAGGCGATTACCAGCTCAACGGTTGCTGGCAGCTTTTCCAGAATAATGTCGATGGTTGGGCGCTTGAAAAAGTAGCTGGTGCCGAAATCGCCATGTAAGGCATTATTCAGGTAGTGCCCGTATTGGACGAGAAACGGCTCATTAAGCCCAAGATGTTCACGCAGGGCGGCCTTTTCCGCAGCTGAGGCACTCATTGCGGTCATTTGTGCGACTGGGTCACCGAGTTTACTTTGCACCGCAAAGGCGATGAAAGAGATAACCAGCATCACGATGATGAGTTGAAAAATACGTTTGATCAGAAATGTCAGCATGGTATTTGTGGTTTGAGGCGTTAAGGCGCCCGGCAATTGCCGGGCGGGCTTTTGCAGCTTTTAGAGCCGTAGCAGCAAAAGTGCCACGGGCTGCAATGGCAGTACTGCGTTATACACCAGTACTGCTTACATATGTTGTGTTATTTTTCCTCAACAACAATATTCTGGAAGAGCGGGAAGTTCTTCAAGTTGACAGATTCCGGGAAGTTGGTGATTTTGTCACTGTAGCCCCAGTTGAGGTTCTGCCAGTGCAGTGGCACGAAGATCGCTTCATCATATTCGATCTTGCTGGCTTCTTGCAGCAGTTTGTTGCGCTCTTCACCATCTGGCAATGCATTGGCTTGGTTAATCAGCTCATCGAGCTTCGGCTGCGTGTTGCCGTTACAGTTGTACTGACCAACGCCGGTGTCTGCATTGCGGGTCATGGTCAGGTATTCGCTAAAGTTGGCGCTGTCGCCAGTATCAGAACTCCAGCCGATCATCGGCATGCCCGCCGCACACTTGTCGAACTCATCCCAGTATTGCGCTTTTGGCATAGTAGTCAGGTTGACGGTGATGTTGATCTTTTTGAGCATCGCGGCAACGGCTTGTGCGATTTTTTCATCGTTCACGTAGCGGTTGTTTGGTGCGATCATGGTGATGGTGAAGCCGTCTTCATAGCCTGCTTCTTTCATCAGCTCTTTAGCTTTTTCAAGGTCATAGCGTGGCTCAAGATCGGCATTGTGGCCGCTGTAGCCTTCTGGTGAGTTTTGACCAGCAGTGGTCGCAAAGCCGCGCAGAATTTTCTGAACGATACCGTCGTTATTGATCGCGTAAACAACTGCTTGACGCACGCGCTTGTCTTTAAATGGCTCAACAACATTTTGGTTCATCTGGAACGTGATGATGCGGTCACTTGGGATGCTGTAAAGCTCATAGCCTTTAGCGTCCTTGATGCGCTCAAGGTCAGTTGGTGGTACAGGGTAGATCCAGTCAACATCGCCAGAAAGCAGCGCTGATACGCGGGTAGCATTTTCTTTGATTGGAACAAGCGTGAACTTATCGACGTTACCGGTTTCACCCCAGTAATCAGCAAATTTCTTATAGACGCTCTTCACGCCTTGCTGACGGCTTTCAACCATGAATGGGCCAGTACCTGATGCATTTGCAGAAGCAAATGTGCCAGTGCTCTTTTCGATTTTGGCTTTGTCGTTGCCTTTGTCGTCAGTGCCGGTGTAGAAGTCTTCGTCCATAACGAACAGGTACGACATATTTGGTACAACCAGTGGGTATGGTTCTTTGGTGGTGAACTCAACAGTGTAGTCGTCAACCTTGGTGATGCCTTCGTAGGCGGTAAACAAGCCTTTGAAGTCGCCAGAAGAGAGCATGCGGTTGAAGGTGAAGACAACGTCGTCAGCAGTCATTTCGTTGCCGCTGTGGAACTTGACGCCTTTGCGCAGGTGGAAGCGGGTCACAGTTGGAGAAACTTCTTCCCAGCTTTCGGCGAGAACAGGCTGGATTTCCAGATTGTTGTCAAAGCGTACCAGTGGGTCAAATACCCAGTTTGCCATTTGCAGTGTGCCGCTTGAAAGTTGCTCTTGCGGGTCAAGTGAGACAGGGTCTGCATCAAATGCTGCGGTGATTTCTGCAGCATTGGCGGTTGCCATTGCAGCAGCAATGGAAAGGGTTAGCAGGGTCTTTTTCAACATAGTGTTGGCTCCTTGGGTTAAAAATTAGGTTTGTATCAGCTTAGTGCCTGACGTTGGATGCCACGGTCAAAACGCGGCATCAGATCAATCAGTTCGCGGGTATAAGCATTGTCCGCGTGTTCAAACAGCTTGTCTGTATCGTTGACCTCGACCAGCTTGCCGAGCTTCATTACGCCGATGCGGTCGCACATTTGGCGAATAACCGGTAAATCGTGGCTGATAAACAGCATGGTCAGGTTTAGCTCAGCCTGCAGATCCTTGAGCAAGTTGAGTATTTGTGCTTGAACCGAGACGTCGAGCGCAGAAGTTGGCTCATCACAGATCAATAAGCGTGGGCGGGTAGCTAATGCACGGGCAATGGAAATACGCTGGCGCTGACCGCCGGAAAATTCATGTGGAAATTTATCCGCAGCGTTGCTTGCAAGGCCGACGTGCTCAATCAAATCGCGCACGATTTCACGTTCTTGCTGCGCTGAATCAGCGAGCTTGTGGAAGCGAATTGGTTCGGCAATGATGTCCTTGACGCGCATACGCGGATTGACTGATGAGTACGGATTTTGGAAGACCATCTGCATCTGGCGGCGCAACGGGAGGCGCACTTTATCAGACGTCATTGCGGTGAGATCTTGCCCTTCAAAGAAAATTTTGCCGCTTTGTGGCGGATGCAGGCCGGTGATTGCGCGTGCTGTGGTCGATTTACCTGAGCCGGATTCACCGACCAGCCCAAACGTCTCGCCCGCGTGGATATGGAAGCTGACGTGATCAATCGCCTGAACGTATTCACGCTGGCTCTTGAATATTGAATGGCGGGTGATAAAGCGCAGGGAAATGTCTTCGACGCGCAGGATGGGGCCATCGTATTCCGGGATAGCTTCTTTGCGCCCTAGCCAGTGGGTTTTAAGGTCGAGTGGTATGTGCGCATTGGCATCTTCAATATAGGTGACCAATGGGAAGCGATCGAGCTTAACGTCAGATGGTGGTACCGCTGAAATCAGGCTCTTGGTGTATTCATTTTGCG contains:
- a CDS encoding ABC transporter ATP-binding protein, with the translated sequence MHSGEPLLRVKDLSVIYPSRHGDFTAVNSVSFDLYPGEILGIVGESGAGKSTIGNAIADLLTPPGYVGSGEVYLDGQNLRQLNREQMRHLRGKDIGFIFQDPMTSLNPLLTIGEQLMEPMFAYLKVSRSEARKRAIELLNAVGIPQPENRLKQYPHQFSGGMRQRVVIAIALSTEPKFIIADEPTTALDVSIQDQILQLLRKLCRENNVGCMLVTHDMGVVASVTDRVMVTYRGNLMEIGETEQVLRNPQNEYTKSLISAVPPSDVKLDRFPLVTYIEDANAHIPLDLKTHWLGRKEAIPEYDGPILRVEDISLRFITRHSIFKSQREYVQAIDHVSFHIHAGETFGLVGESGSGKSTTARAITGLHPPQSGKIFFEGQDLTAMTSDKVRLPLRRQMQMVFQNPYSSVNPRMRVKDIIAEPIRFHKLADSAQQEREIVRDLIEHVGLASNAADKFPHEFSGGQRQRISIARALATRPRLLICDEPTSALDVSVQAQILNLLKDLQAELNLTMLFISHDLPVIRQMCDRIGVMKLGKLVEVNDTDKLFEHADNAYTRELIDLMPRFDRGIQRQALS